DNA from Rhodobacteraceae bacterium M382:
TGCACATAGAATGGGGGAGAAATCAATTGGTTGGCGCAGGGCCACCTTAAGACAAACGCACCGCCTCCCTTGGAGCGCGTCACACAGTGGCACGCCCCGCGCCTGACCTTCCCCCGGGAAGGCGCTTTGCACCTCCCCAAGATCAAGTGCGGGTCTTGTGTTGGGGAGGAGTTAGCGGCATTCGTTCTCACTAGGGCTGTGATTTGAAATTGTAGTGATCCAAATTCACGCTGATAGTTGGAGATTGTTTTTGAAAAGTGATTCTGATGAAAAAGACGCGAGCGAAGAAAAGGGGCCAAGCCTGTGGATGGCGTTTGGTCTTTTTATTCTTGTTTGCATGATGTGGGGCGGGAACATCTTCTTCTTAGGTGGCTCTAAGCCGGATGTGCGAGGGACATACGGTGATATGTTTGGGGCTATAAATGCCCTCTTTACGGGGCTGGCATTTGCAGCGGTGATCTATGCAATTTTCCTTCAAAAGCACGAGGTTAGGCTTTTGAAGTCTGAATTGAAGGGAACGAAGCGGATGATGGAGAAACAGCAAAAGCTGGCTGATGTTCAACTCCAGAGACAACGAGTGCAAGCTTTTGAGAGTACGTTTTTCCAATATTTGGCAGTGTTCAATCAAATTGTTTCTGAAATGGATTTGAAATCTAAAGATAAACCCACAGTAACAGGAAAAGACGTTTTTCCTGTGTTTTTGACACGAGTTGCCGGATGGAGGCCCCCTGCCAAAAAGCGTCCCTTTATGGAGCAACGAGAGAGCGGGTGGATGGGAAGCGCATATGAAAAATTCTACAATGGAGATGATATTCATCCCGGTCACGCTTCGGAGCTGGGGCACTATTTTCGAACTTTGTACAATATTTTCAAATATGTTCACAAGAGTGAG
Protein-coding regions in this window:
- a CDS encoding putative phage abortive infection protein produces the protein MKSDSDEKDASEEKGPSLWMAFGLFILVCMMWGGNIFFLGGSKPDVRGTYGDMFGAINALFTGLAFAAVIYAIFLQKHEVRLLKSELKGTKRMMEKQQKLADVQLQRQRVQAFESTFFQYLAVFNQIVSEMDLKSKDKPTVTGKDVFPVFLTRVAGWRPPAKKRPFMEQRESGWMGSAYEKFYNGDDIHPGHASELGHYFRTLYNIFKYVHKSEGIDKRLYTNLIRAQLSDDEVMLLFLNGLSKKGDKFKPLLEEYAVLKNVDKRSDFYGLSERKGDYSLSAFGE